The following coding sequences lie in one Lolium perenne isolate Kyuss_39 chromosome 2, Kyuss_2.0, whole genome shotgun sequence genomic window:
- the LOC127334303 gene encoding protein DETOXIFICATION 16, translating to MVPNMEEPLVVGNVEKIGGPGESLVVIEVKKQMYLAGPLIVGSLLQNIIQMISVMFVGHLGELSLSSASIATSFAAVTGFSLLAGMSTSLDTLCGQAFGAKQYYLLGIYKQRAILVLTPVSVVVAVIWAYTGQILLFFGQDPEIAMGAGSYIWWMIPTLFVYGPLQCHVRFLQTQNIVLPVMLSSGVTALNHMLVCWLLVYKLGLGNKGAALANTISYLTNLLILALYIRISPSCKRTWTGLSMEAFHDIVSFFRLAVPSALMVCLEWWSFELLVLLSGFLPNPKLEASVLSISLNTISLVFRIPSGLSAAISTRVSNELGAGQPNAARLATQVIMVLGILSSLSVGLLMILVRNLWGYAYSNEKEVVDYISRIMPILAVTFLFDDMQCILSGIVRGCGFQKIGAYVNLSAYYLVGIPAALCFAFVYHLGGVGLWSGITCGLVVQTVLLLCITLRTNWDKEALKAKDRVFGSSLPVDLAT from the exons ATGGTGCCAAACATGGAGGAGCCCCTTGTTGTGGGCAATGTTGAGAAAATAGGAGGGCCAGGAGAAAGCTTGGTAGTGATTGAGGTCAAGAAGCAGATGTACCTTGCTGGGCCTCTCATCGTTGGAAGCCTCCTGCAGAACATCATCCAAATGATATCTGTCATGTTTGTCGGTCATCTTGGTGAGCTCTCTCTCTCGAGTGCCTCCATCGCCACCTCCTTCGCCGCTGTCACTGGCTTCAGCTTGTTG GCTGGCATGTCAACCAGCTTGGACACACTGTGCGGGCAAGCCTTCGGAGCAAAGCAGTACTATCTTCTTGGTATCTACAAGCAGAGGGCAATCCTTGTGCTCACTCCTGTGAGTGTCGTGGTTGCTGTAATCTGGGCATACACCGGCCAGATCCTTCTGTTCTTTGGCCAGGACCCTGAGATTGCCATGGGAGCAGGGAGTTACATCTGGTGGATGATTCCAACACTGTTTGTTTACGGTCCGCTGCAGTGCCATGTCCGTTTCCTGCAGACACAAAATATCGTCCTCCCCGTGATGCTCAGCTCAGGTGTCACAGCACTGAACCATATGTTGGTGTGCTGGTTACTGGTTTACAAGCTTGGTCTGGGCAACAAGGGTGCTGCCTTGGCCAACACAATCTCTTACCTGACCAACCTGTTAATCTTGGCTCTCTACATCAGGATCTCTCCATCATGTAAGAGAACTTGGACAGGGTTGTCAATGGAGGCGTTTCATGACATCGTTAGTTTCTTTAGGCTTGCTGTTCCATCTGCGCTAATGGTTTG CTTAGAGTGGTGGTCGTTTGAGCTCCTGGTACTTCTTTCTGGATTTCTTCCAAATCCTAAGCTCGAGGCATCGGTACTGTCCATCAG TTTAAATACTATTTCGTTAGTATTCAGGATCCCATCTGGTCTTAGTGCAGCTATAAG CACCCGTGTATCAAATGAGCTTGGTGCTGGGCAGCCAAATGCTGCTCGTCTGGCGACCCAGGTGATCATGGTCCTTGGTATTTTGTCAAGCCTATCAGTTGGTCTTCTTATGATTTTGGTGCGCAATTTGTGGGGGTATGCATACAGCAACGAGAAGGAAGTGGTGGATTACATTTCCAGAATTATGCCAATTCTTGCCGTCACATTCTTGTTTGACGACATGCAGTGTATTCTTTCAG GTATTGTTAGGGGCTGTGGCTTTCAAAAGATTGGTGCTTATGTCAATCTTAGTGCGTACTACCTTGTCGGCATCCCTGCGGCTTTATGTTTTGCCTTTGTGTACCACCTTGGTGGAGTG GGGTTGTGGTCCGGAATAACTTGCGGACTTGTCGTGCAAACGGTGTTGCTCCTGTGCATTACCCTGCGCACCAACTGGGACAAAGAA GCTTTGAAGGCGAAGGACAGAGTTTTCGGTTCCTCCTTACCCGTAGACTTGGCGACATGA
- the LOC139835080 gene encoding uncharacterized protein: protein MIGALLRKFWPGKYYPLGTVPAGEKKLATTWTDYESAPGVGFPTAAEAVMRKFWCFYRVAPEVEETAANRTLRATCERLTPQVWYNQRITSAGHFWAERGERVHKPDIVGKNAKAEYEMTVEDYMSVIPDWAEPHAEAWEEMVRTRWLKMDEDFAAVARRNAENRGDGGTHCGGNLSYERYKGKTASFVANQTGQTADLGPMPPFPGPAPNMPSKENFAAEYYGRTTRRHEPYGTLYADGFPLWVASSETGARRVAVYADGHPLGVGCATARQDAPRGSVRRRPRLGVACSAARQDATRGGYADGRAPRRSVQRSSPGCDAWRGTPTAAPSA, encoded by the exons atgattggagctttgcttaggaagttctggccgggcaagtactatcccctcggcactgtcccagctggcgagaagaagctagccactacttggacggactacgagagtgcccctggcgtaggcttcccgacggctgctgaggccgtgatgagaaagttttgg tgtttttatcgtgtggcgcccgaggttgaggagacggccgcgaacaggactttgcgggcgacttgtgagaggttgacaccgcaggtgtggtacaaccaaaggatcacgtccgcgggtcacttctgggcagagagaggcgagagggtccataagccggacattgtcggtaagaatgctaaggccgagtacgagatgacggtggaggactacatgtcg gttatccccgattgggccgagccgcatgccgaggcatgggaggagatggttaggacgaggtggctcaagatggacgaggactttgcagccgtggcgaggcggaacgcggagaaccgaggcgacggtggcacacactgtgggggaaacctcagctacgagcgctacaaggggaagacg gcATCGTTTGTGGCCAATCAAACTGGACAGACAGCGGATTTAGGGCCGATGCCTCCCTTTCCGGGGCCGGCGCCAAACATGCCATCGAAGGAAAATTTCGCTGCGGAGTACTATGGGAGAACAACG CGTCGACATGAACCATATGGCACCCTCTACGCCGACGGCTTCCCCCTCTGGGTAGCGTCGAGTGAAACAGGGGCGCGACGCGTGGcagtctacgccgacggccacccgctCGGCGTAGGATGCGCCACGGCCCGCCAGGACGCGCCGCGTGGCAGTGTACGCCGACGGCCGCGCCTCGGCGTAGCGTGCAGCGCAGCTCGCCAGGATGCGACGCGTGGTGGGTACGCCGACGGCCGCGCCCCTCGGCGTAGCGTGCAGCGCAGCTCGCCAGGGTGCGACGCGTGGCGCGGTACGCCGACGGCTGCCCCCTCGGCGTAG